TCCGGCGATGCCGCTGGCCGCCACGGAAATCTGGTTGGGCGCCAGAAGACGAACCAACTCCATGGCCTTCTGGATGTTCGTTTCAAAGGTCGAAAGGTCCCGGTTGTTGATGCCGATGATGACCGCCTGCGTCTGCTGCACCTTGATCAGGTCTTCACGGGAATGAACCTCCACCAGGGCGTCCATATCGAATTCGGCGCACATGGCCAGATAGTCACGAATCTGTTGCACACTCAGAATCCTGGCAATCAGGAGCACGGCATCGGCTCCCCAGGCCGCCGCCTCCAACACCTGGTATGGCGAGACCAGAAAATCCTTGCGCAAGACCGGCAGGGTGGAGACTTTTTTTACCGCCATGAGATCCCGGGCGCTTCCTTTGAAAAAGCGTTCGTCGGTCAACACGGAAATGGCTGCTGCCCCGGCGGCCTCATATTCCGCCGCCAGGCTGCCGGCGTCAAGGCCCGGATGGAACACCCCCTTGGAAGGCGAGGCCCGCTTTATTTCGGCAATGATGTTCACGGGCGGGACAGCCTGCGGCTGAAGGGCCGCCGCCAGCGAACGCCGGTTTTTGACTTCCCCGGCGGATTTCAAAAGACCGCTTTCGGGGACACGCGCCCTGGCGGCCGCGACTTCCTTGTGTTTGTGATCGACAATCTTCTCTAAAAAAGATGGATTCATGTCAAGCCCGTCCCTCTAACCGTTCTGATTGGTGAATTTCACGAGAGCATGCAGCTTGTCAGCAGCGGCACCGCTGTCGATGGCTTCGCCGGCTGCTCGGATGCCCTCCTTCAGCGTTGCGGCCCTCCCGGCCGCCACAATGGCAGCGGCGGCATTGATGAGCACGATGTTGCGTTTGGGACCCTGCGCCCGCTTTTCCAGAAGGCTCCTGGTAATGAGCGCATTTTCCTCCGGCCGGCCGCCCCTGATCTCTTCATCCCCGGCCGCCTCTCCGAAATATCGTTCCGGTGCGATATCGTAGGTCTTGACCTGTCCGGCGTCGAGTTCCGATATGCGCGTGGGCGCGCACACGGATATCTCATCCAGGCCGTCGTGGCCGTGAACGACAAAAGCCCTTTTAGCCCCCATGCTGCCGAGGGTCTGGGCAAAAACTTCCGTCAATTCCGGGGCGTACACCCCGAGTACCTGGCAATTGGCCGCGGCCGGATTCGTCAGGGGGCCCAACATGTTGAAAATGGAACGCACCCCCACCTCCTTCCTGGCCCTGGCCGCAAAACGCAGGGCACTGTGATAGAGGGGGGCAAAAAGAAAACCGATGCCGATTTCATTAACGGCCTCCTCGACGATTTCGGGATGCACGTCCAGGTTCATCCCCAGTGCCTCCAAAAGATCGGCGCTTCCGCACTGGCTGGAAACGGAGCGGTTGCCGTGTTTGGCCACGGTGATGCCGCACCCGGCAACCACAAAGGCCGCCGTGGTGGAAATATTGAAGGTGTTGGCACTGTCGCCGCCGGTGCCGCAGGTATCCACCACCT
The Deltaproteobacteria bacterium genome window above contains:
- the trpC gene encoding indole-3-glycerol phosphate synthase TrpC, with protein sequence MNPSFLEKIVDHKHKEVAAARARVPESGLLKSAGEVKNRRSLAAALQPQAVPPVNIIAEIKRASPSKGVFHPGLDAGSLAAEYEAAGAAAISVLTDERFFKGSARDLMAVKKVSTLPVLRKDFLVSPYQVLEAAAWGADAVLLIARILSVQQIRDYLAMCAEFDMDALVEVHSREDLIKVQQTQAVIIGINNRDLSTFETNIQKAMELVRLLAPNQISVAASGIAGPEDIRRNVENGLTNFLVGESLVRSEDVKGHLEALLAAGETH
- the trpD gene encoding anthranilate phosphoribosyltransferase, whose protein sequence is MFKQLLQEIISGNDLPAEQMASLVGRILDGEATDAQIGAFMGALAAKGESFEELTGAAQEMRRKAKRIQASSPEVVDTCGTGGDSANTFNISTTAAFVVAGCGITVAKHGNRSVSSQCGSADLLEALGMNLDVHPEIVEEAVNEIGIGFLFAPLYHSALRFAARARKEVGVRSIFNMLGPLTNPAAANCQVLGVYAPELTEVFAQTLGSMGAKRAFVVHGHDGLDEISVCAPTRISELDAGQVKTYDIAPERYFGEAAGDEEIRGGRPEENALITRSLLEKRAQGPKRNIVLINAAAAIVAAGRAATLKEGIRAAGEAIDSGAAADKLHALVKFTNQNG